One region of Mucilaginibacter gotjawali genomic DNA includes:
- a CDS encoding sodium:solute symporter codes for MSLADWIVLGLTLLGIVAYGVWKSGQSQNIGQYLMGGRTLRWYHVGLSVMATQASAITFLSAPGQAYSDGMRFVQFYFGLPLAMIVLCVTFVPIFHRLKVYTAYEYLEQRFDLKTRALTSFLFLIQRGLSTGITIYAPSIILSTILNINTVYTTLFIGGLVIFYTVYGGTKAVSYTQLLQMSIIFLGMFFAGVMVVHLLPGGIGFGHAIKLAGKLGKMNVIDWKFDPKNQYNIWSGVIGGFFLQLSYFGTDQSQVGRYLTGSSVGQSRMGLIMNGLVKIPMQFLILLIGVLVFAFYQFNRPPMFFNQYEVKQVKKSSYAAQYNQLENQYTAVFEQRKNKADDLVKAFDSKDQAQINKAQAALKAADGQSMAIRKQAIAVMKKNNDKANEDDTNYVFLTFVTQYLPRGLIGLLVAIIFLASMGSTASALNSLASTTVVDIYRRILNPNATDKNYLNASRLATVFWGLVCIGMALYASKVGNLLEYVNKLGSYIYGTILGVFVVAFYLKNIKGSAVFIAAIITEILIIILGNFELVAYLWLNMIGCILVIIIAAAINPLVRENAITDI; via the coding sequence ATGAGCTTAGCCGACTGGATAGTTTTGGGCCTTACGTTGCTCGGCATCGTTGCATACGGTGTTTGGAAAAGCGGGCAAAGCCAAAACATCGGCCAGTACCTGATGGGCGGGCGCACCCTGCGCTGGTACCATGTGGGCCTTTCGGTTATGGCTACGCAAGCCAGCGCCATCACTTTTCTTTCTGCCCCCGGGCAAGCCTATTCGGACGGGATGCGCTTTGTTCAATTTTACTTCGGCCTGCCGCTGGCCATGATCGTGCTGTGCGTAACCTTTGTGCCTATATTCCACCGCCTTAAAGTTTATACCGCTTATGAGTACCTGGAGCAACGCTTCGACCTGAAAACACGGGCGCTCACTTCATTTTTATTTTTGATCCAGCGCGGACTTTCAACGGGTATAACCATTTACGCGCCTTCCATTATCTTATCCACTATCCTGAACATCAACACCGTTTACACTACGCTGTTTATCGGCGGGCTGGTGATTTTTTATACTGTTTACGGCGGCACCAAAGCAGTGTCATACACCCAGCTGCTGCAAATGAGCATTATTTTTTTGGGGATGTTTTTTGCAGGGGTGATGGTGGTTCACCTGTTGCCCGGTGGCATAGGTTTTGGCCACGCGATTAAACTGGCAGGTAAGCTGGGAAAGATGAACGTGATCGACTGGAAATTCGACCCCAAAAATCAATATAATATATGGAGCGGCGTTATCGGCGGCTTCTTTTTGCAATTATCCTATTTCGGCACCGACCAAAGCCAGGTGGGGCGCTATTTGACAGGCAGTTCGGTAGGACAGAGCCGCATGGGCCTTATCATGAACGGCCTGGTTAAAATACCGATGCAGTTTTTGATCCTGCTGATTGGGGTTTTGGTTTTTGCCTTTTACCAGTTTAACCGCCCGCCTATGTTTTTTAATCAGTACGAGGTGAAACAGGTGAAGAAAAGTAGTTATGCGGCACAATATAACCAGCTGGAAAACCAGTATACGGCGGTGTTTGAACAGCGTAAAAACAAAGCGGATGACCTGGTAAAAGCCTTCGACAGTAAAGATCAAGCCCAAATCAATAAAGCGCAGGCTGCTTTAAAAGCAGCCGATGGACAATCAATGGCAATCCGCAAACAGGCCATCGCGGTAATGAAAAAGAATAATGATAAGGCGAATGAAGACGACACCAATTACGTATTCCTCACTTTTGTTACCCAATATTTGCCGCGTGGATTGATCGGTTTGCTGGTAGCTATTATTTTCCTGGCTTCCATGGGTTCAACGGCCAGTGCATTAAATTCATTGGCATCAACTACAGTGGTAGATATTTACCGGCGGATACTGAACCCCAATGCTACCGATAAGAACTACCTTAATGCATCAAGACTGGCAACCGTCTTCTGGGGCCTGGTTTGTATCGGGATGGCCCTGTATGCAAGTAAAGTTGGTAACTTACTGGAGTACGTGAATAAATTAGGCTCCTACATTTACGGCACCATTTTAGGCGTGTTCGTAGTGGCTTTTTACCTTAAAAATATAAAAGGGAGCGCTGTATTTATTGCAGCAATTATTACAGAGATACTTATAATTATCCTGGGTAATTTTGAGCTGGTAGCTTATTTATGGCTAAATATGATCGGTTGTATCCTGGTGATCATCATTGCAGCGGCAATCAATCCCCTCGTCCGGGAGAATGCTATTACGGACATATAA
- a CDS encoding DUF2911 domain-containing protein has protein sequence MRKLNLFFAVLLLPAVTFTCFAQAPRIPEASSTQTIIQDFGLGKITITYSRPNVKGRIIFGGINPWGQVWRTGANSATTINFSENVIMEGNKVPAGTYSLFTIPEKNEWTIILNKVVKQWGAYSYKDSEDFLRFKVKPIHLKEKRETFTIQFANATTQSNDLHLVWDLTEVSIHMQTDDDAQITANIDALMKGEHKPYFNAIQYYYENNKDMNKALAWALEAEKAEPGAWYQLWEARIRLRMGDKTAAITAAKEGIRMAQANKDDEYVRLNQAVIDQAGE, from the coding sequence ATGAGAAAGTTAAACTTATTTTTCGCCGTTTTGCTGTTGCCGGCAGTAACTTTTACCTGCTTCGCACAAGCCCCGCGCATTCCCGAAGCCAGTTCAACCCAAACCATTATCCAGGATTTCGGGCTTGGTAAAATAACCATCACCTATTCACGGCCAAATGTAAAAGGCAGGATAATATTTGGCGGCATTAATCCATGGGGCCAGGTATGGCGCACCGGGGCAAATTCAGCAACCACCATTAATTTCAGCGAAAATGTGATCATGGAGGGTAATAAGGTGCCAGCGGGGACATACTCGTTGTTTACCATTCCTGAAAAGAATGAATGGACCATCATACTAAATAAGGTGGTAAAGCAATGGGGCGCCTATAGCTATAAAGATTCCGAAGATTTTCTGCGTTTTAAAGTAAAGCCTATCCATCTGAAGGAAAAACGGGAAACCTTTACCATCCAGTTTGCTAACGCTACCACACAGTCAAACGACCTGCACCTGGTTTGGGACCTTACGGAAGTCTCTATCCATATGCAAACTGACGACGACGCGCAGATCACCGCTAATATTGACGCTTTGATGAAAGGCGAACACAAGCCCTACTTTAATGCCATTCAATATTATTACGAGAATAACAAAGATATGAACAAGGCCCTGGCCTGGGCCCTGGAGGCTGAAAAGGCTGAACCTGGCGCCTGGTACCAGTTATGGGAGGCCCGGATCAGGTTAAGGATGGGTGATAAAACCGCGGCGATTACTGCCGCTAAAGAAGGCATCAGGATGGCGCAGGCAAACAAAGATGATGAATATGTACGCCTCAACCAGGCAGTGATCGACCAGGCTGGTGAGTGA
- a CDS encoding helix-turn-helix domain-containing protein, with amino-acid sequence MIDSIPDAYISRKAEILAQFKQILDSHLDDFIAGRIEKMYELKQIASIIGLHPVHLSKVIKLETGHHACYFYEQRILLEAKKLLADKTLAIGAIAHRLDYDISNFTKFFKRFMGITPTLYRKTLETTI; translated from the coding sequence ATGATAGATAGTATCCCTGATGCTTATATTTCCCGGAAAGCTGAGATTTTGGCCCAATTCAAGCAGATCTTAGACAGCCATCTTGATGACTTCATTGCTGGACGAATAGAAAAAATGTACGAACTAAAACAGATTGCCTCTATCATCGGCCTGCATCCTGTTCATCTGAGTAAAGTTATCAAACTAGAAACGGGTCATCATGCCTGCTACTTTTACGAGCAACGGATCTTATTGGAAGCAAAAAAACTTTTAGCTGATAAGACTTTAGCTATCGGGGCGATCGCTCACAGGCTAGATTATGACATTTCAAATTTTACCAAATTCTTTAAAAGATTCATGGGGATAACACCAACATTATACAGGAAAACATTAGAAACTACGATTTAA
- a CDS encoding aldo/keto reductase, with protein MRNEEIIIGADTTSPLAARRPGYGTMRLTGEGFYGEPQDRDGAIALLRKAVELGVNFFDTADFYGPGVTNRLLAEALYPYPADLIIATKVGAKRGTDKSWLPYGEPEELRTSVENNLKQLKIEQLPLVHYGKAATSPGDYEEGLATMMALQKEGKILHLGLSNATIDQFNTAIKMGKVASVENMYSYTQRVTDQASPYGFQGGELLPLCEEHQIPFIPFFSLQTSLPTGQDKMKELADTKGVTIAQLNIAWLLQQSAWILPIPGTTSIGHLKENIKASDISLSKEELEFLG; from the coding sequence ATGAGAAACGAAGAAATTATTATTGGAGCGGACACGACAAGTCCGCTAGCCGCTCGTAGACCAGGTTATGGAACTATGCGTTTGACTGGTGAAGGTTTCTATGGAGAACCACAAGATCGCGATGGCGCCATTGCACTTTTGAGAAAAGCCGTAGAACTTGGTGTTAACTTTTTCGACACCGCAGATTTTTACGGGCCGGGGGTAACCAATAGATTATTAGCAGAGGCCTTATATCCATATCCTGCTGACCTTATTATTGCTACAAAGGTTGGAGCAAAACGGGGAACTGACAAAAGCTGGCTGCCTTACGGCGAGCCTGAGGAATTGAGAACGAGTGTCGAAAACAACCTAAAACAACTAAAAATAGAACAACTACCTTTAGTGCATTATGGTAAAGCAGCGACTAGTCCGGGAGACTATGAAGAAGGCTTAGCAACCATGATGGCGTTGCAAAAAGAGGGTAAAATACTGCATTTAGGACTCAGTAACGCAACCATTGATCAGTTTAATACCGCGATCAAAATGGGTAAAGTTGCCAGTGTAGAGAATATGTATAGTTATACGCAGCGGGTTACTGATCAGGCGAGTCCTTACGGATTTCAGGGTGGTGAGCTGCTGCCTTTGTGCGAGGAACATCAGATTCCCTTTATTCCTTTCTTTTCACTACAAACGTCATTACCAACCGGGCAGGACAAGATGAAAGAGTTAGCAGATACAAAAGGTGTTACGATTGCGCAACTCAACATCGCGTGGCTGCTTCAACAGTCTGCGTGGATATTACCAATTCCCGGCACTACATCCATCGGGCATCTGAAAGAAAACATAAAGGCATCTGACATTTCGCTTTCAAAAGAGGAATTGGAGTTTTTAGGTTGA
- a CDS encoding winged helix-turn-helix domain-containing protein gives MNKKIKTILKEDARVKVSGSLWLESDGKHFFGPGPVELLERIAETGSISEAAKQMQMSYKKAWELVNALNSQTQNPVVIPRTGGEKGGGSTITEEAKVLIEYHRELRKRFAAFLEDETQRLKG, from the coding sequence ATGAATAAAAAAATAAAAACCATTTTAAAGGAAGATGCAAGGGTAAAAGTGAGCGGCAGTTTATGGCTGGAATCGGACGGGAAGCATTTTTTCGGCCCCGGGCCTGTGGAGTTGCTCGAACGGATCGCCGAAACAGGCTCCATCAGCGAAGCCGCAAAACAAATGCAAATGTCATACAAAAAAGCATGGGAGCTGGTAAACGCGCTAAACTCCCAAACACAAAACCCGGTTGTAATCCCCCGCACCGGCGGCGAAAAGGGAGGCGGCTCAACCATCACTGAAGAAGCAAAAGTTTTAATTGAATATCATCGGGAGCTGCGAAAAAGGTTCGCAGCCTTTTTGGAAGATGAAACCCAAAGACTAAAAGGCTGA
- a CDS encoding AAA family ATPase yields the protein MAKTIFIASAEPGSGKSVVTIGLVNMLLCKTQKIGFFKPVINFDPKEKKIHTSKRYLNILNCL from the coding sequence ATGGCTAAAACTATTTTTATAGCTTCTGCCGAGCCCGGCAGTGGAAAGTCCGTAGTTACTATTGGGCTGGTGAATATGCTCCTGTGCAAAACTCAAAAAATAGGTTTCTTTAAACCGGTGATCAACTTTGATCCGAAGGAAAAAAAGATACACACATCCAAACGATACTTGAATATTTTAAACTGCCTATAA
- the pta gene encoding phosphate acetyltransferase — protein MKYEDAYAFTRQEALEYIERESRGEMIDTIINKFKKIEESYDFTVLEGSDFTSEGVAFEFELNVLIAKNLGSPALLVVSGENKTTAQITNESLNFFHNFKDHEVQVLGVIVNKAQLGQVDSIKEVLSAQLPEDTIISVITCAPGLQNPTIKDICESLHGKLLFGGDYLSNRVDNFVTGAMQLPNFLSFIKENVLIVTPGDRGDIIIGSLQANLSSSYPKVAGIVLTAGIMPEEPVMRLVKGLHNIVPIISVEMGTFQTSAEIGAIKPRITPDDPKKVQLAIDMFNKYVDVTALDKSIITYKSDAITSHMFQYQLVKWAKRQTKTIVLPEGNDDRVLKAAARLVSQHVVHLILLGNITDINDSIKRLGLVIAPDRTKIIDPTVSEKLEDYANTLFELRKSKGVTLEMARDLMTDVSYFGTMMVYKGEADGMVSGAVHTTQHTIRPALQFIKTKPGIQTVSSVFFMCLEDRVCLFGDCAVNPNPTAEQLAEIAISSADTAKRFGIEPRVAMLSYSSGTSGVGEDVDKVRNATNIVRSKRPDIKVEGPIQYDAAVDPVVGKQKMPDSKVAGQASVLIFPDLNTGNNTYKAVQRETGALAIGPMLQGLNKPVNDLSRGCTADDIFNTIVITAIQGQEVNQPKPELVA, from the coding sequence ATAAAGTACGAAGATGCATACGCTTTTACCAGGCAGGAAGCACTTGAATATATTGAGCGGGAGAGCCGGGGAGAGATGATTGATACGATCATCAACAAGTTTAAAAAAATTGAAGAAAGCTATGATTTCACAGTTTTGGAGGGTAGCGATTTTACCAGCGAAGGCGTAGCCTTTGAGTTTGAACTTAATGTGCTGATCGCTAAAAACCTTGGTAGCCCGGCATTACTGGTGGTTTCAGGCGAAAATAAAACCACTGCGCAAATAACAAACGAAAGTTTAAATTTCTTTCATAATTTTAAGGATCATGAAGTACAGGTTTTAGGTGTTATTGTTAACAAGGCCCAACTGGGCCAGGTGGATAGTATTAAAGAAGTGCTTTCTGCGCAATTACCTGAAGATACTATTATTTCCGTGATCACTTGCGCACCCGGCCTTCAAAACCCAACCATTAAAGATATCTGTGAAAGTCTGCATGGTAAACTTCTTTTTGGTGGCGATTATTTGAGTAACCGTGTGGACAACTTCGTGACGGGAGCAATGCAATTGCCTAACTTTTTAAGTTTTATTAAAGAAAATGTGCTGATTGTAACACCCGGCGACCGGGGCGATATTATTATAGGCTCATTACAGGCCAACCTGTCATCAAGTTATCCAAAAGTTGCAGGCATTGTGTTAACCGCGGGAATTATGCCCGAAGAGCCGGTTATGCGGCTGGTTAAAGGCTTGCATAATATAGTGCCAATTATTTCTGTTGAAATGGGAACCTTCCAGACCAGCGCGGAAATTGGCGCAATTAAGCCCAGAATAACGCCTGATGACCCTAAAAAAGTGCAGCTTGCCATTGACATGTTCAATAAATATGTTGACGTAACCGCATTGGATAAAAGTATTATCACCTACAAATCTGATGCTATTACCAGTCATATGTTTCAATACCAGTTGGTTAAATGGGCAAAGCGCCAAACCAAAACCATTGTATTGCCTGAAGGTAATGATGACCGTGTGTTAAAAGCAGCGGCACGCCTGGTGAGCCAGCACGTTGTTCATCTTATTTTATTGGGCAACATTACTGACATCAACGATTCGATTAAGCGGCTGGGATTAGTAATAGCTCCCGACAGAACAAAAATTATAGATCCTACGGTTTCTGAAAAACTGGAGGATTACGCCAATACCTTGTTCGAGCTGCGTAAAAGCAAAGGCGTGACCCTTGAAATGGCCCGCGACCTGATGACCGATGTATCGTACTTTGGCACCATGATGGTTTATAAAGGCGAAGCAGACGGAATGGTTTCCGGCGCGGTACATACCACCCAGCATACAATAAGGCCCGCCCTTCAGTTCATCAAAACCAAGCCGGGCATCCAAACAGTATCTTCAGTGTTTTTTATGTGCCTTGAAGACAGGGTTTGTTTGTTTGGCGACTGTGCAGTAAACCCTAATCCTACCGCCGAACAGCTGGCTGAAATTGCCATTTCATCTGCTGATACGGCGAAACGTTTTGGCATTGAACCCAGGGTGGCGATGCTTTCGTATTCATCAGGAACCTCGGGCGTCGGCGAAGATGTTGACAAGGTGCGTAATGCTACCAACATTGTAAGGAGTAAACGCCCGGACATAAAAGTTGAAGGCCCGATACAATACGACGCAGCTGTTGATCCGGTTGTAGGCAAACAAAAAATGCCGGATTCAAAAGTAGCCGGGCAGGCAAGTGTATTGATCTTCCCCGATTTGAATACCGGCAACAATACCTATAAAGCCGTGCAACGCGAAACGGGAGCTTTGGCAATCGGCCCGATGTTGCAGGGATTAAATAAACCAGTTAACGATCTCAGTCGTGGATGCACTGCCGATGATATTTTCAATACCATTGTTATTACCGCAATCCAGGGCCAGGAAGTTAACCAACCCAAACCAGAATTAGTAGCCTGA
- a CDS encoding acetate/propionate family kinase — protein sequence MNILVINSGSSSIKYQLFKMPSVKPVCFGLIERIGLPNSGIVHKVYTDGQEKVISLTLDIPNHDVGMHEAAKLLTEPGIGVIQNPDDINVVGHRIVHGGETLTKTTIVTEEVKEEIKKIFALAPLHNPGSYQGIQVAQKLFDKATHICVFDTAFHQTLPEKAFRYAIPQTFYHDHGIRVYGFHGISHKFVTDKALNYLNNPKAKLITIHLGNGCSMAAVNAGRCIDTSMGLTPLEGLIMGTRSGSIDPSVLIYMMTQLGYDIKQVSSILNKESGMFGLTGYSDMRDIKRLIEEGDPNALLAFEMFAYRIKKYIGSYTAALNGLDAIVFTAGIGENDVLIRQMICQEMDVFGIRIDEQKNSLRINDTHEINAGSSPVKILVIPTNEELEIATECMELLNEQKALQFS from the coding sequence ATGAATATTCTTGTAATCAATAGTGGTAGCAGTTCTATCAAATACCAACTGTTTAAAATGCCATCTGTAAAACCGGTATGTTTTGGACTGATCGAACGGATCGGGCTGCCAAACTCAGGTATTGTACACAAAGTTTATACGGATGGCCAGGAAAAAGTGATCAGCTTAACCCTTGATATACCCAATCATGATGTTGGCATGCACGAAGCTGCAAAACTTTTAACCGAACCGGGAATAGGTGTAATACAAAACCCTGATGATATTAACGTAGTAGGGCACCGCATCGTTCATGGCGGCGAAACTTTAACAAAAACCACCATTGTTACCGAAGAGGTTAAAGAGGAAATAAAAAAAATATTTGCCCTGGCTCCTCTGCATAATCCCGGCAGTTACCAGGGCATACAGGTGGCCCAAAAATTATTTGACAAAGCAACCCATATTTGTGTTTTCGATACCGCTTTCCACCAGACACTGCCCGAGAAAGCTTTCAGGTATGCCATCCCTCAAACTTTCTATCACGACCATGGAATCCGCGTATACGGGTTTCACGGTATAAGCCATAAATTCGTAACTGATAAAGCGTTAAATTACCTCAATAACCCTAAGGCAAAACTTATTACCATACACCTGGGTAACGGCTGCAGCATGGCCGCTGTAAATGCAGGCAGGTGCATTGATACCAGCATGGGGCTTACTCCACTGGAAGGTTTAATTATGGGAACCCGCAGTGGCAGTATAGATCCATCTGTATTAATTTATATGATGACGCAACTGGGGTATGATATCAAACAGGTGAGCAGTATCCTGAACAAGGAAAGTGGCATGTTTGGCCTTACCGGTTACAGTGATATGCGTGATATAAAAAGGCTGATTGAAGAAGGTGATCCTAATGCCCTGCTGGCTTTTGAAATGTTTGCCTATCGTATAAAAAAATATATCGGTTCATACACCGCGGCACTCAATGGCCTTGATGCAATCGTGTTTACGGCCGGTATTGGTGAAAATGATGTCTTGATCAGGCAAATGATCTGCCAGGAAATGGATGTTTTCGGCATCCGGATAGATGAACAAAAAAACAGTTTACGAATAAATGACACGCACGAAATAAACGCCGGCAGCTCTCCCGTTAAAATTTTGGTGATCCCTACCAACGAGGAATTGGAGATTGCAACAGAATGCATGGAGTTATTAAACGAGCAAAAAGCGCTGCAATTTAGTTAA
- a CDS encoding GNAT family N-acetyltransferase, with the protein MADSKIIYARESALNPDEFIDVLRRSTLAERRPVDDPERIKLMCRNANLIITARQNGLLVGVARSITDFVYCTYLSDLAVDSSLQKQGIGVRLIRETKKHSIQAKLILLSAPAAVNYYPKIGMKRHEYCFMLDDINDLEV; encoded by the coding sequence ATGGCTGATAGTAAAATTATTTATGCAAGGGAATCTGCACTAAATCCTGATGAATTTATTGATGTATTGAGAAGAAGCACACTGGCCGAACGCCGCCCGGTTGACGACCCTGAAAGGATAAAACTAATGTGCCGGAATGCCAATTTAATTATAACCGCGCGGCAAAATGGCTTACTCGTCGGCGTTGCCCGTTCGATAACTGATTTTGTGTATTGTACTTACCTGTCCGACCTGGCGGTTGACAGTTCGCTCCAAAAACAAGGTATAGGGGTGCGGTTAATCCGGGAAACAAAAAAGCATAGCATACAAGCAAAATTAATCCTGCTTTCGGCTCCGGCTGCCGTAAATTATTATCCAAAAATTGGCATGAAACGCCATGAGTATTGTTTTATGCTTGACGACATCAATGACCTGGAAGTATAG
- a CDS encoding GH116 family glycosyl hydrolase, which translates to MKNKSDRRDFLKNIGVGSAAAILPLRKLGIADPPKLNREEAASSGEQAAKHSYNSAYTGQHLSRVAFPIGGLGAGMFCLEGSGAISHVSVKNTPDIFNEPGLFAAVSVKGITNGAKLLEGPVPDWKKFGLKEAANGLGGATTGLPHFHHASFKARFPFAYINITDNDLPLKVQLTGWSPFIPTDEDNSGLPVGAIEYKFSNTGKNPLEAIFSFNTKNFLTVDSGKNAIRPIQNGFILTEAGTNEKPFRTDFAIFTDEGDTLVDHCWFRGGWWDPITMAWNEIKSGKYKSNPPVEKDAPGASLYVPFKLLPGKEKTIKVMFAWYTPDSEQTYGQMGTRKENCDPATGCCNTPEDLAIDKYDKGFSGKFYKPWYSSKFANIEEVSAYWLKSYTELREKSTLFKDAFFSSTLPPEVMEAVASNLSILKSPTVMRQFDGRLWSFEGCGDNWGCCHGSCTHVWNYAQAVPHLFPALERSLRHTEFCENQDANGHQTFRANLPIQPTKHDFHAAADGQLGGIMKVYREWRICGDHTWLKKMYPMVKTSMDYCISTWDPRHRGAIEEPHHNTYDIEFWGGDGMHTSFYCGALNAMIAMGKTLNKDIREYEQLSAKAKKLLETELYDGEYFIQEIAYKGLNAKDPAKAQSFGGEYSKEAQELLQKEGPKYQYGKGCLSDGILGAWIGRMCGVEETIDPQKIKSHLLAVYKYNLKKNLSEHANPQRPTYALGDEGGLLLCTWPKGGKLSLPFVYSDEVWTGIEHQVASHLMLMGYVKEGLEIVRASRDRYDGRIRNPFNEYECGSWYARALSSYGYLQALTGVRYDAVDKTLHVDSKIGDFTSFLSTETGFGTVSLHRGKASYKIVYGHIDIQKTMVSGRLV; encoded by the coding sequence ATGAAAAATAAGTCTGACCGGAGGGACTTTCTAAAAAATATTGGCGTAGGCAGTGCAGCGGCCATTTTACCGTTGCGGAAGTTAGGTATTGCAGATCCCCCAAAATTAAACCGCGAGGAGGCAGCTTCATCCGGTGAACAAGCTGCGAAACATTCCTATAACTCAGCCTATACCGGGCAACATTTAAGCCGCGTTGCTTTTCCGATCGGGGGTTTGGGGGCGGGCATGTTTTGTTTGGAGGGATCAGGCGCTATCTCGCACGTATCCGTTAAAAATACGCCCGATATATTTAATGAACCGGGCCTTTTTGCTGCGGTATCAGTTAAAGGCATTACAAACGGGGCTAAACTATTGGAGGGCCCGGTGCCCGACTGGAAAAAATTCGGTTTAAAGGAGGCGGCCAACGGATTGGGTGGCGCTACAACCGGATTACCCCATTTTCATCATGCCAGTTTCAAAGCCAGGTTCCCGTTTGCTTATATAAATATTACAGATAATGATCTTCCGTTAAAAGTGCAGCTAACCGGCTGGAGTCCGTTTATTCCAACCGATGAAGACAATTCGGGTTTACCGGTTGGCGCAATTGAATATAAGTTTTCCAATACAGGTAAAAATCCCCTTGAAGCCATTTTTTCATTTAATACCAAGAACTTTTTGACCGTCGACAGCGGAAAAAACGCCATTCGCCCTATCCAAAATGGTTTTATTTTAACGGAAGCCGGAACTAATGAAAAGCCTTTTAGAACCGATTTTGCAATTTTTACGGATGAAGGGGACACTTTGGTTGACCATTGCTGGTTCCGCGGCGGTTGGTGGGATCCGATTACTATGGCCTGGAACGAGATAAAAAGCGGCAAGTACAAGTCAAACCCGCCGGTTGAAAAAGATGCACCGGGCGCAAGTTTGTATGTGCCTTTTAAACTTTTACCCGGAAAGGAAAAAACAATAAAAGTAATGTTTGCCTGGTACACGCCAGACTCGGAACAAACCTACGGGCAAATGGGAACGCGTAAAGAAAACTGCGACCCGGCGACAGGTTGCTGTAATACGCCCGAAGATTTGGCTATTGACAAATACGATAAGGGCTTTAGCGGCAAATTCTACAAACCCTGGTACAGCAGCAAGTTTGCCAATATTGAAGAAGTGAGCGCTTACTGGTTAAAAAGCTATACTGAACTAAGGGAAAAATCAACGCTTTTTAAAGATGCGTTCTTTTCATCGACCTTACCGCCCGAAGTTATGGAGGCGGTGGCATCAAATCTGTCCATATTAAAATCACCAACGGTAATGCGGCAGTTTGACGGCCGGTTATGGAGTTTTGAAGGTTGCGGCGATAACTGGGGTTGCTGCCACGGCTCCTGCACCCATGTTTGGAACTATGCGCAGGCGGTTCCGCATTTGTTTCCGGCGCTTGAAAGAAGTTTAAGACATACCGAATTTTGCGAAAACCAGGACGCCAACGGACATCAGACTTTCAGGGCCAACCTGCCGATTCAGCCCACTAAACACGATTTTCACGCAGCGGCCGATGGCCAGTTAGGCGGTATTATGAAAGTTTACCGCGAATGGCGTATTTGTGGCGATCATACCTGGCTCAAAAAAATGTACCCCATGGTAAAAACCAGCATGGATTATTGCATCAGCACCTGGGACCCAAGGCACCGTGGCGCTATCGAAGAGCCGCATCACAATACCTATGATATTGAGTTTTGGGGCGGCGATGGGATGCATACCAGCTTTTACTGCGGTGCATTAAACGCTATGATCGCTATGGGGAAAACCTTAAACAAGGACATCCGGGAATATGAGCAACTATCCGCCAAAGCAAAAAAACTGCTTGAAACAGAACTGTACGATGGCGAATATTTTATCCAGGAAATAGCATATAAAGGATTAAACGCAAAGGACCCGGCTAAGGCGCAATCATTTGGTGGCGAATATTCAAAAGAAGCACAGGAACTGCTTCAAAAAGAAGGCCCCAAATACCAATATGGCAAAGGCTGCTTATCGGATGGCATTTTGGGTGCCTGGATAGGGCGGATGTGCGGGGTTGAAGAAACCATCGATCCCCAAAAAATAAAAAGCCACCTGCTGGCTGTTTATAAATATAACCTGAAGAAAAACCTGAGCGAGCACGCCAACCCGCAGCGCCCCACTTACGCATTAGGCGATGAAGGTGGCCTGTTGTTATGCACCTGGCCCAAAGGCGGTAAACTGTCGTTGCCTTTTGTTTACAGCGATGAGGTATGGACAGGCATTGAGCACCAGGTAGCGTCGCACCTGATGCTGATGGGGTATGTAAAAGAGGGGCTGGAGATTGTGCGCGCATCGCGAGACAGGTACGACGGACGCATCCGCAACCCTTTTAATGAATATGAATGTGGCAGCTGGTATGCCCGCGCACTTTCAAGCTACGGTTATTTACAGGCCTTAACAGGCGTGCGGTATGATGCGGTAGATAAAACCCTGCATGTGGATTCAAAAATCGGCGATTTTACAAGCTTCCTCTCTACTGAAACGGGTTTCGGAACGGTAAGCCTGCACCGGGGGAAGGCATCCTATAAAATTGTTTATGGTCATATAGATATTCAAAAAACAATGGTTTCGGGGAGGCTGGTTTAG